Genomic DNA from Amycolatopsis alba DSM 44262:
CGCGACCAGCTGCTCGAGCAGCACCGCCAGTTGAGTGCTCAGCTGCAGAACCCCGGTCAGCAGCCGCTGCCCCCGGATCAGCAGACGACCACGCAGACCCCGGTCGCGACGACCCCGCAGCCCACTCCGCAGCCGACCGCTCCGCCGACGTCGCTGCCAGGAGGCGGCAACCCCGGCACCAGTCTGCCGGGCACCACGACTCCCACACCGACTCCGCCGACTTCGACGAAGACGAGCGAGCCTCCGCCGCCCACGACGTCGACGACACCGCCGGCCTCGGGCAACGACCCCGGTGGCTCGCGTAACGAGCCGTCGCCGGGAGCCGGAGCGCAGGCGCCCGCCGCCGCGGTCCAGACGCCGTAGCACCCCAGAACGCCGGAAGGGCCTGGTGAGATCTCTCACCAGGCCCTTCCGTTTCGACTTTCGCGGGCTAATCGCGATCAGTAGGCGCTCTCGTTGGCCGTCACACCGTCCGCGAAGCCGCGGCAGTAGTCCCAGCTCACATAGTCACCGGGGTTCGGATCGAACGCGGGCTCGTGCGGCCGCATGCGGCCGTCGGCGAGCAGCTGCTCGAGACTGGCGCGCAGCAGATGCCAGTCGTGGTAGTGGGGTTCGTCGCATTCACCGCAGTCGACCACGATCCCGCGCACTCCTCGCGGTTCGAGAAGCGCCTGATAGACGGCGAGATCGGAGAGGTCGGCCAGCAACTCGGTGCGCTCTTCGTCGCTGATCGGCTCGTCGAGCCGGTCAGCGTCGTCGATGAACGCGCGGGCCGGGTCGTCCGGGTCATCCGCGAACGGGTCTGGGGGCAACGCATCTTGCGGCACGCCTGCACGCTACCGGGCGCCCACCCGGACCGGGCGGCCGCCCGGCCCGGATATCATGAGGGGCAGGCCCCCGCCGTGTTGTCACAAGCCACGGCGGCTCTCATTAGTCACCGCTAGGAAGGCCCTTCGCCTGCTATGACCAGCGACAGCGTCACCGCCCCCGTCCCGAGCAAGTTCGCCATGCTCGGGCTGACCTTCGACGACGTGCTGCTGCTGCCGGCCGAGTCCGATGTGGTGCCCAGTGCGGTCAGCACCCGCACCCGGCTCTCCCGCAACGTCACCCTGAACATCCCGCTGGTCTCCGCGGCCATGGACACGGTCACCGAAGGCCGGATGGCGATCGCGATGGCGCGCCAGGGCGGGATGGGTGTGCTGCAGCGCAACCTGCCGATCGACGACCAGGCGTCCGCCGTCGAGGTCGTGAAGCGTTCTGAAGCGGGCATGGTGACCGACCCGGTCACGTGTTCGCCGGAGGACACTCTCGCCGAGGTCGACGCCCTGTGCGCGCGGTTCCGGATCTCGGGTGTGCCGGTGACGGAC
This window encodes:
- a CDS encoding DUF5319 domain-containing protein, whose translation is MPQDALPPDPFADDPDDPARAFIDDADRLDEPISDEERTELLADLSDLAVYQALLEPRGVRGIVVDCGECDEPHYHDWHLLRASLEQLLADGRMRPHEPAFDPNPGDYVSWDYCRGFADGVTANESAY